Part of the Drosophila kikkawai strain 14028-0561.14 chromosome 3L, DkikHiC1v2, whole genome shotgun sequence genome is shown below.
CGATTTTATTGGGCCTCTTCCGCGGTCCAAAAGTGGAAATATGATGTTGCTCGTATTCTTCGACGCTTTCTCGAAATGGGTCGAATGGGTTCCAGTAAGAAAAGCCACCTCAGCACACCTAGAAAAGTCCTTTAGGGAGaggattttaaatcacttCGGGGTCCCTCGCACTTTTGTCTGTGACAATGGGACACAGTTTACGAGTCGTTCCTTAAAAACCTTCTGTAAGCAGGCGGGGATGGAGATCCAGTATACAGCGCCCTATACCCCGCAGCAGAACCCGACATAGAGGCCAATCGAACCATTAAAACAATGGTCGCCCAGTATATCGAGGACAAAAAGACGACTTGGGACGAACTCCTGCCCGAATTGAACTTGGTGATAAATATCAGCATCTCAGACTCAACCGGATTTTGTCCGGAGTTCATCGTCCAAGGCCGAGAGCCACAACTCCCGGGGGCCTTGTATGATGAAGTGACTCCAGGGCCAAGCCAAGCGCCACGTTCACCGGAAGCGAAGGCGGAATTGCTACGGGATATTTTCAAGGTGGTTCGAGAGAACACTCAACGAGCGGCGGTGGAACAACGTAAACATTACGATCTCAGGCGACGTTCATGGAGGCCAACCATAGGGTCGCTGGTCTTTGTGAAGCAGCATCACTTGTCTAAGGCTGCGGACAACTTTGCCGCTAAGCTAGCTCCCAAGTATGAAGGCCCGTACAAAGTAATCAAATTCCTTTCTCCCACCATAGTGCGGGTGCAGCATCTTCACAGCCGGCAACGCCGAACGGCATC
Proteins encoded:
- the LOC121502706 gene encoding uncharacterized protein, translating into MVAQYIEDKKTTWDELLPELNLVINISISDSTGFCPEFIVQGREPQLPGALYDEVTPGPSQAPRSPEAKAELLRDIFKVVRENTQRAAVEQRKHYDLRRRSWRPTIGSLVFVKQHHLSKAADNFAAKLAPKYEGPYKVIKFLSPTIVRVQHLHSRQRRTASLGDLKEAVNEPETQNLVPSRLGQTEDAQTTERGALNP